One region of Triticum aestivum cultivar Chinese Spring chromosome 6B, IWGSC CS RefSeq v2.1, whole genome shotgun sequence genomic DNA includes:
- the LOC123138737 gene encoding ervatamin-C-like, producing the protein MERALEMMLLVAIVLAAITLGALGMDIKDKDLASEDSLRALYERWCEHYRVARDLDDKTRRFNVFKENARMIHKFNQGDAPYKLSLNLFGDMTDEEVHRAYGHCSNIKSDGRKHRQQGRLTDDAINARKGLPSSVDWRRRPSAVTNVKLQGVHCGSCWAFAATAAVEGINSIRTRNLTSLSTQQLVDCDKGNGGCKGGFAKLAFKYIMRSGGIETDAKYPYVGHEDGHCSVPKPNRNTVVTIDGYKQVAPNAVVALEQAVAAQPVVVGVDSNSTAFQRYGRGVFVGPCGTNLDHEMTVVGYGTTDKHEYKTPIKYWIVKNSWGANWGENGYIRIAREVRGQPKEGICGILKDASYPVKFSRKGGNDIMKRY; encoded by the coding sequence ATGGAAAGAGCACTTGAGATGATGCTACTCGTGGCCATTGTGCTGGCCGCCATTACGTTGGGGGCGCTCGGCATGGACATCAAGGACAAGGACCTGGCGTCAGAGGATTCCTTGCGGGCGCTGTATGAGCGCTGGTGCGAGCACTACAGGGTGGCACGCGACCTCGACGACAAGACCCGGCGCTTCAACGTGTTCAAGGAGAATGCACGCATGATCCACAAGTTCAACCAAGGTGACGCGCCCTACAAGCTGAGCCTCAACCTCTTCGGCGACATGACCGATGAAGAGGTCCATCGCGCATATGGTCACTGCTCCAACATCAAGTCTGATGGCCGTAAGCATCGGCAACAGGGCCGGTTAACAGACGACGCCATCAACGCCCGCAAGGGCCTCCCGTCATCCGTGGATTGGCGCAGACGCCCATCGGCGGTGACGAATGTGAAGCTACAAGGAGTGCACTGCGGTTCCTGCTGGGCCTTCGCGgcaacggcggcggtggagggcaTCAACTCCATCAGGACACGGAACCTGACGTCGTTGTCCACGCAACAACTCGTGGACTGCGACAAGGGGAACGGGGGGTGTAAAGGAGGATTCGCAAAGTTAGCCTTCAAATACATAATGCGATCGGGCGGCATCGAAACAGATGCTAAGTACCCGTATGTTGGCCATGAGGACGGCCACTGCTCGGTGCCCAAGCCAAACCGGAACACGGTCGTCACCATCGATGGCTACAAACAGGTGGCGCCGAATGCGGTGGTTGCGTTGGAGCAGGCTGTGGCGGCCCAACCCGTGGTGGTCGGAGTTGATTCAAACTCGACGGCCTTCCAACGCTATGGGCGAGGCGTCTTCGTGGGGCCATGTGGGACAAACCTGGACCACGAAATGACGGTGGTGGGCTATGGCACCACGGATAAGCACGAGTATAAGACTCCCATAAAATACTGGATCGTGAAAAATTCATGGGGGGCAAACTGGGGTGAAAACGGCTACATCCGCATAGCGCGCGAGGTGAGAGGTCAGCCCAAGGAAGGCATCTGTGGCATCCTCAAGGACGCGTCATACCCAGTGAAATTTAGTAGGAAAGGTGGAAATGATATCATGAAGAGATATTAA